The Solea senegalensis isolate Sse05_10M linkage group LG11, IFAPA_SoseM_1, whole genome shotgun sequence genomic interval CACCAAGGCTCCTTCATGAGATAAACAAACAGCTTTTTTCCAGTCGCGGAGGTTTTCTTCCAAAAGTGTCAATATGTGACACAGGCCCATACCTTGGCCATGTCTGCTTGTCTCCATGGTGTATCTTCAGTTCTAACCTCATGGGAGAGTTTGCTTGGAGAGTTTTCAGGCTTGTTTCACTGCAGACCAGAGTGACACAAAGGCCCATTCATGACCTAGAGTGGCTTCATTCATGAACACTGAGTAATTGCCGGCAGAATTCATAATTGTTCAACGTCTTCCATCTCCGAGGTTCACTGGCGGAAGTGACGCCACAGTCGGTTGTTTTAAGGATGACATGAATATTCAAATAGATTCATGGGtcgctgtgttttgtgtgttgtgtgtgtgtgtgttgtatgcaTGCGCTGCATTGTTTACTTCCCacattgactgtgtgtgtgtgagaacatgtatttgttacctctttaggacctttacTGGTACAAACACTCACCTTGTCAGAACaagtagtcttcatggagaccatgAAGGTTGGGTGGATTTCTAATTAGCAGGTCATTTGCTGCATGGTTCAACAGACAAAGGACATATTAGGGAAACTATACAGTATCTTCAATTCAGAgcatacattttattgtgaattggAGCTTTTAGTCTAGTTAAtacagtctgtgtttgtctgtgtatgtcCATTATAAATGGTTGTTTAAAAAGCTAGAGGAGTAGCATTCTGCACAGTAGTATGTATAATATGTTAAGAATCACCTTCCAAATCCTGGAAAGGATCGAGTACTTTGCTGCAGTACTGACACATGAGCCTCACTCGGTTTAAAACCTCTTCACATGTCATATGGTGTGGTTAACCCAAGCTGCTCCTCTGACCTTCCACTCTGTCAGTATACACCTGCATCACCCATGCCTGCAAAAtgagtcagaggaagaagaaacaacaactcCATAGTTTTCAGTGATAATGTGACAGCAGTTATTATTGTGGATCTTTAACTGTGGTCTCACTTTAAGAGGTTGTTTAGATGATGTGATTggtgaaataaatgacattaagctttggctctttttaaaaaaaaataaaaaattgtaaGGATCGCTACATACATTGATGCTAGTGGATATGCTTGCAGCTACTCTGATGGCAGGAAGATGAATACATATTTCACTGTAGTGGAAATTTTGTATCACTGTGCAGAGTAGACGAAGAGTAAATTAGTGTGTTCACCCGCATCTTACATTCCAatttgcagagtcatttgacatCTGACATATAAACCCAGGACTaaactgttttggtttttttaacagTGGGATTGGGGTATAAGATAGCAAActgttctttatttctttgcctCGAAAAGCTGCTTCAGAAATGCAATGCAAAGATGGTGGTCTACATGAAGCAAGGGCCTTGCCTAAAGTGAGCAGAATACAATATCGTATGTGCTGTTAGACTCTAATagacctttgttgttgttgtggtccatttttgtgaaaaactaAATCCAAATGAAAGTCAAACCAAACTTGATCAAATAAGTAGCAGTAGTAGCTGTATTTGTGGTGTGACTTTCCCTTGTAAGTTCCAGTGAGTTATCTTTAAACAAATCTCCTCAAGTGATTACATATTAGGACTCATAGCCAAATCAAATTAACCTTtcctgtaagtgtgtgtgtctaactGCAGTGCTTTGGTGTGCCGTCCCAGTGGAGGAGTTTGTCACTCAGCATCACAGGAATGCTGCACAATTAGTCCCTGTTCTAAGGGTGGATACTGCAGGGCTTCATGgtcacagagaggaaggagggtgAGGAGAGCTGTTGCCCTCCCACATCTGACCCAGAGGTTGTGCAATAGCCTGCTCATCAGAGAGGCGGCTTGAAGCTGCAACCACAAAGGGATACACATGGCAGCTGCCGGAGCAGACTGAAGTAATTTACTGGGCTTTTGTGTGTCAGTTGTTTCCTACGGGCTCAGCTAAACAATGCAGTGTTTCAGGAATGTACGACATGTACTGTAGCAAGGAGTCATGACGAACGTaaaaaaattcagttttgtCCCAGTACAGGCAGCCTTTATTTGGAGTAAGAGTAACGGTACATGTTATCTTGTACAGTACATAATAGTACAATGATAGCTGTGCTGTATTGATAAGATAAATCATTTCATCTGAGGTGATATTTGTGCTTTGAGCCTGTAAGTATCAGAGGGCTGACCTGCCTGGTAGGCTGAGCGCACACAGCTGTGTCAGCTGGAGTGCATGTTGTTCCAGATGTGCATGGTTTATGTGCTCTTTTAATTAGCCTTTCACGCTGCTGATGAAGGTGTGACCTGAACAAATGGATGATGTGCTGAAATGCAAAAGCCGAAAGGGATTCATGTAACCTGCAGTTAATGAATCTTCTCTTTCTCCCCGACAGCTCACCACTGGCCACAATGTCCTTATGATGGGTTTGAAGGAGCTGATTTGTGCTGGAGTTTTACTGAACAGatctttgttcatttttaagaaCAGACTTGGATTTCTACACCAGCATGGCCTGGAGTCAGAACAACTATTGGGGACAGCAAGACCACAACAGGTACACACTTGCCATGTTTACTTCATCATATCAAAAGCATGATTCCCATATTACATCCATATTGGTTCTCCTATTGTTCTTTTATCTGTGATGTATAAAGAAATATCAAATTAAACCTGAGAAGTTCAGCACCTCACTCATAGGCCACTTAATGAATCATCATTGACTATTTAGATAATCAACTAATTGCTTAGAGTgaggtttttttcttattgaattgaaacatttattttcaggtttctttgcttctcttaggtaataaaatgaacaatgaaATACAGTTTTCTGAAATGACTAATGGCTTAATCGAGGAAATAATTGTTGGACtatttgattatgaaaataattgtgagttgcagcctgacagatgaaacacaaatattataATGTTATAAAATATGAGCACCTGCTTTTATTCAAGGATATCTAGTTTTCACTTGCATTTACTTCAGATTAGCCCCAGAGTTAGTCCTCTTATTGTTTCCATGTGTGATCGCATTTCATGATATTCTTTGATAAAGTCATTTCAATATAAATGGCCTCCAGACTGAATCTGTACACTGTGCAACGTTCTCTATCTAAGAAAAGAAAGTGGAGGGATCACTCTTTCACAATGAAGAGatatgaaacaaatgttttatgtaCGTTATGTGAAATTGATGACAACTATAATTGAATAGTATGGAACAAAATTGAAATGATAGGTAAATAATGAGCAAAGACACGTGAAGAATATGTTTTAGAGAACAAGTTACTTGCAGCGGTGTTGTATAATGTAAACAAGCGGAACACATGTTCCGTTAAAACATATGTCATGCGTGTTATTTCACATATAATGACTTACTCATGACAGGTTATGTGCAGGAATGATTTACATACATGAACACCTCTGTCAGAATTTCTCAACTTCGGCTGCTTTACAGAGTGTGCGTTGGCCTGAGTGCTGACATGGAACACAACCTGCCGGAGCTTCAGCAACAGCAAGTGGTCAAGGAGTTTAACTGTGAGTATTTTACAATTTGCATTTTGCTTTTGATGTGTAACATTTggtgatttgtgttgttgttgatgttattattctgcgtctgtttggtcttcataaACAGAAACCATGCAGCATTATTTCTATGCTGCATCCTTGATCTGAAAACAGTCTGCGTCAAGCAATCCCACTAGAagtgactgagggagcgcttgtgtgcatacagcagcagcacagggacgAGAAGGCCAGAGGCATTTATCTCGTCTGAACGACCAGATTTTTTAgctgtagaattcacttctgaaacttcgttgtgttttcagtcacatttgCTGCCATCTTGTTTGACTGCAGCAATGTTGCTGAtgattttcacgattaatcgagtaatcgttttgcccataaaacatcagaaaacgttaaaaatgttgatcatcaaacctggaaatgatgatgtgctcaaatgtctccacagaccaaaatgattcatcttttaatgatttctctgttatatggagaaaagaaaaacaaagaaaatattcacatttaagaagctgaaacaatttcaaaacaatattaattaatagtcaacaaaatagttgactattaatttagtaaacgtttcagctctactgatGAGCCTCCATCTGTTTCGACATAAATCAGAAACTTCCTGTGTGGAGCGCAGTAATGTCACCAGGCAACACACAATCTAAATAACACTGAGCTGATAGGTTCAATCAGCATTTCtgggaactcatttgacaatggttttaaTCTTTTACAGATTAAACATGATTAAcagtaaaactgaaataaaatatgccaataaattaaattattaacaaGCAGATAACAGACAACTATTTTTTTGGTATCAATTTTCTAAATATTGTGATCATTTCAGGTTctctatataaaatatatatgataAAAGAACTACATTCTAAGGTTGGTATCTGCTTGTAATTGCTGTTTAAGTAATAAAACAGGATGTAGGCAGGGGTTTAGGTGAGTTTGTCATCACTGCACTTGGAGGTTTagcagaggagagcagagcacAGAAGGAGGGGAGTCTATCGCTCCCTGGTCACCAGCTGTTCCTGCAGTCTGGGGCACGTCGGATGTTTCCACAGAGAAGGTTATGGGAAGCTCTGTTAAGATTATGGACTGGCCTGCTGATAATGACGATTCCTGAGTTAATCAGGGTGTTGTGGCTGATGTTTGACGAAGAGGGTGATAGGTTAAGCGGTTGTTTTCGAATATCTTTACTCTCGTTTCCTGTGAGATAcctttataaaaaacaaagtagagTGGGCAGCCCCATTCTTCCTGGTATTTTTCCCTCCTACGCCATCACTACTCTCTAGTGAAGAgttgttttccatgtttcttCCTCTGAGAGTTGTTTCCTCTCTTATGGAAACAACAGTGATAGCAAAACCTTGTTTCACAAACCAGCGGTTTCTTGTTGTCCAGTACAATTTAGGATGTCATGAGGACATGGTTTTAACACACTATTGTTATTTCCTTTCCCAGCCAATATCTCCCTCCCACAGCCGCCTTTCTACTCCGATACCTATCCCCTAATGTCTGATAATACACTACAGCCCCAAGAGGGAGACCAGGTGGTCCCTTCTTCCCAGAGACGTACAGTGTTGGGGGGTATCCAGAGGGAACCCAAACCCCTGCCACCTCTTCCTGACCATGAGGAGTTAATGTCAGATGAAGCAGCTGATAATGAGGTGGAGTTTTTTACTAGTGACCGACGGCGCCTTTTGCCTAGAAGCTGCCCCAAAGCCGTGTCCAGAGGCAGTAACAGAGACTATGGTCAAGTCAATCACGCCTACCAGGAGAGGCTGgtggagccagtcccagctaTTGCCTTCTCCTGGCCAGGCAGAGAGGACAGACCcacaggtggaggaggtgggttTGGAGCCAGCAACTGGGCACCAGCTCTCCACAGAGAAGACCACCAGCCTGTGGGGCCAGCGGCTGCAGATCCTTTGTGCTGCAAACAACCAGAGCAGCTCCAGTCATCCAGGCTTCGCTTTTCTTTCTCAGGCCCCGCTTTTCCACCAAACAGCACCACTGCCACAACCTGTCCCACTGAGAAGCCACAAATCCCTCCTCGTGTCCCACTTCCACAAAAAACTTCAGCTCAATTTCAGACTGTGAGTGGCAACGAGGAAGACAGGCCTCCCAAAATTCCTCCGAGGGTCCCTTTAGTCCCGCCTTGTCCACCCCGTACCCCGAGCCCAAAAAGTCTTCCTATCTATATCAATGGTGTGATGCCTGCCACTCAGAGTTTTGCTGCTAACCCGAAATATGTGAGTAAGGCATTACAGAGACAGCACAGTGAGAGGTTGCCACCTGCAGCTCAGTTTTCTCCCTGCATTGTCCCCATCCTGAAGGATGGCAGACAGGCCAGTGCCACTCACTACATCCTCCTGCCACCCGGAGGCCGACCAGCTCCCACGGAGCGACGAGAAAGACTACAGAGTGAACCCACGAGGATGGGAAGCACCAGTGTTTGGCAGAACAGATAGAAATGCTTATACTGTGAGGTCTGAACATTTTACCAGTCAGTATTTCAGCAATGTGTCCTTCACTTCAACCCAGGAAACATCCTAACATTCCAGTGTTGTCACTAACCGGAGAAATATTCACCTCCTGTAACCATTTTACATTTAGTTTGAAGGGATGCTGCACTGATGTCATAGGGAAAACATCTCATCACTCATCTGTGACCCTGACAGCCAcacaattatcatcatcactacaAGAAACTGAGATTATAAATTTCTAGAATTACTGTATGTACGAGCAGGGCttgtacttgtattttttaTGACTGTGCTGCTTTCAATCTGAAGTATGATGTATTGATAGATTAACTGTTTTGCGGAATCACAATAATGATTAATAGTACATTTGAGGGAACAATGTGGCTAACATTGCAATGACAGAAGTTTTGAACTACTGTGATATTTAACATTTCACCTGATGAAACTTTCTTTACGACGTTTCACTGGCATTTATTTAGTTTCTATTCCTTGCGCTCACATCCAAATTGGATGAGAGCTCACAGCTCTCACAATCGAATGTTTTCACTTCAAAGATAAAACACAATGCATTCTACTTCTAAAAATCTCAACATTGATTAATTAACTATATTCTGTCATGTGATCCAATTGTAATTTCAGAATATGTGACTGAAACCCGCTGCCACACAGGTCATTTTAATGCACGTATGAAGAGAACAGAAGGCAACAACTGAGTCACCAGGgtgtgtgtaaaaaagaaaaaagggccTTCATTACCTCCGTCAACATGCATTTTGTTTCATGTAACTCAACATGATTTGagttcattttgattttgatttaattctCTGCTGGTTGTTGATTATGGCCCAATGAAGAAATTAATAGATATCAGATAACTCCACGAAGCGACCTTAGTGGAGGTTTGTGTTATTTAATTATGATCAGTTGACAAACACTAATGGAGCTTGATCATTAAGGCAAACCATTGAACAGTGTATATGACTTAAGCTCAAATACTGCATATATGGTCAAATAGGTAAAGACAGGACAGTGATTGATCCCTCCTGTCTGTGTGCAGACATGGAAATCACATTACAATGGTGCAGACCCACATTTATAGACTGTTACACCATTGGATTGGAAGTTCTCATGAAGGCTTGGTGACAAATTTGACCTGAGCAAAggcagtttgcatgttcataATGCTGTTGTGTCAAAAGTTaatcattgtaaaaaaaaaattgttttgtttttttaaaatctatttatagaAATTAAATAACTTATTAATTATATGACTTGTTCATTgcaataaattattttaacaaaatggGTTCTACTGACAACTTTAAGTCAAACATCAATATGCAAAATCTTTCCAGTGTTACTGTGCCAttggtattaaaaaaagaaaacattaaaaaatatgaacttaacatttattttaataagtTTAAAATATAGATTCtgaaattcacattttctgtctctgcgtgcttttgctgatttataACAGTTGGCAGTCTATACCAGGTAAGTACAACACATTATGAACACTCGACCTGCACCATGATGGATCACACTCGCCTGCATTGAGTGTGATACATCATGTATATCACACAATGTTTGTCATTTCAAGGCTTCAGTAGTTTTTCATTGCCAGCTTCTCAGAAAGCAGAAATTATTCAACTGGATTTCTGAAATAAATTTTAATGGCTCAACAATGGACATTGGATCAAAAGCAGCTCACGATTGTGTGCTGTAGGAATCATTGATGTACAAATCATAAAATATAGGCTACTGTGGATCATTTTCCTTGGTCTATGATGTGATGGTGTAGACGTAACAGTGCCTTTGGCGGGAGAAAAAACACTTCTTGTCCATGCTACATTTCTTCTCACATTTAATAATCAACGTTTATTTGCCAAATGGCATTTAAATATCTCAGCAGGTTTAAACCACACAGCTGTGGTGTTGTTCCAAAGTAAACTGTACTGTAAGTTGTATGTCTCTCTTGCCTCACTTTGACTTTTATTGTCACTCTTCATTGGATCTGTCCAACAAAGcaatagaacaaaaaaaaaatccatcgaTGCTTTTGTTTTGGAAACAAGAAAAAGTGCACAGACAAACTAGTACGCTTCTCTTGACCCAACATTCCACCACATGCTCTGCCTCTAAAAAGGAGGCACAAAACCAAACAGGACAAAAACTGTAgcacagtacaaaaaaaacaaggatcGATCTGTACCGATGCGTTTCAGCATCAGTTTCAAGAAAGGTTTTATGCTGACACAGTTCAGCAGCTTTGCCATCCTATtgactgtaaaaaagaaaaaattcaTCTAAAAAGGCTTTTTGTCCTGAATAGGTTTTGGAGAGCATAGACACCAACTGTCACATGTTTACTTCCAAACTCTACCATTTAATAAATCCAATTACGTTGCATTAATTTGTCATTAGTCATGTGTTAAACATTTACTCAAAATGCCATGgcacaaaaacaattattgtaTTATGAAATTATTCCTCaacaaaataagttaaaaatgaacacataaaaCTTTCTAACCCCCTCGTCACCCCCACCCCACAGTCCCCTCACCCCTTACAATTGCCTGTGGGCCTGATTGAACTGTGACCTTTGCACTTCTACAGGCACGGCCTCAGCCATCTCATCTCCTCGGGCTGAGGTCCTGAAGTTGTGCAGCCCCGGGGCTGACAGAGACGGGATTTTGACCATGACTTTACCGCCAGGCCCGGTTGAGCAGTTTGACCTCTGCCAGGCGTTTGCTTATCATGGTGGCAAAGAAGAGAGCGAAGAGCACGCTGCTAATGAGCATGTAGTCGTAGTCATCTTTTAGGACGTCAAACTGTTTAGAGGGATAAACACGCGTCTGATAGATGTCAAGACCATATGCCACcacctaaaagaaaaaaagagcaaccATCATTTCTTTTGTTCAATTTAAACAGAGTAGAAAACAGTGTTTTGGACATAAAACCTCTTTTAGAAGTGCAAATAACAATGGAAAATAACATTATCCTAAATGCCTCGAGCCTTATGGCCCTTTAGTAAGTACATaattcaaaacaataacagtagTGATCAGGATACGATAGTCAGAACAGACCCACAGATGGGGCTCGAGAGATTTTTTTGGGTCactaaataaatcactttttccagtcttgtatgtgtatgttttatataaCATGCATAAATTACCATAAGTACTGATTCATGTAATATTCATATCCTTGGAAATGTCTCAAAATATTCACTCTTACAGAGATGgcagtataaataaaaaagtttgcTCTGATCACAATTTTTAGTGTGAATCGGGTCAcgatagtttgtcatctttaaaatttgggaaacactgtttaAGAACATAATATGACATGTATATACTTTggttaaggaaaaaaaaagtctttcattattattgtgGCCGACACAGACATGtctaaaaaatattttatcagCATTGTGATGGAAGACTCACCAAGCAGGTCGACTCGAGCCCAGAGGGAGCGGTGTAAATCCCCCGTACTCTTGATACGGTCTGATTATAGTTGATGAACCACTCTGTACGGATTGGTAACTCGGGCGCATATGGTATCAGGTTCTCTTCACTGGAGATTAAGCGAAAAGGTTAGACtgattcaaaaaataataattatcaccAGTGAAACTGTGGAGCTGAATCTGACTGAAGGGCTCACCGGATTTGCTCAGACACTATTTCTGGTCTACGAGGGTCAAGGAACATCTTGGGTAATGACAAAATCCCTCCCGATGATAAGCCAACTGTGACAAAGCAAACCAAAAGAAACATTAATCAAGGCAATGGCTTTTTATGGTTCTGAGAAAAGCCCAAATATTCTCAAAAgtataacaaaaacatatttgacaAACTGCGACTGCATGCAACATACTGAGCAGATGACGACTGGTGATGCCCTTCTCGGTCAGAGTGGCCTCAATGGTAGAAATAGAGGCCGGGAAAATATAGGACTGCTGCAACACCTGAGGAGCATGCGGCCGATCCAAAGAGCTGAACACAGTGCTGTTGTACATCTCCATTCCTTCATACAGTTCAATTACAGAGAACTCGTTCCTGCGAGACTTGGTGCTCCAGTATTCGTACtgtggcattaaaaaaaacaaacaaaaacaattttagTGGTCCGAACATTTGACCTCTCAAGTCTTCACCTGTTTCATGTCAAAGTTTTCTAATGTGTTCAATGCTCAGTAACAATGCAGATGCTTCGCCACTTTTATATAGCTGCCATGAGCAGACACCATATTCTAACTGAACCAAACGACAAAACAAAGACCTTCACTTTTCAAATATATTCATGCCCTTTAGTCTGATCTAAAGCGATCACGATACTTACCACCACCCAGTTTTCAGAGTGAACAACATGCACCGGTCCTTTGGCCTTTCTCTGAATGGCCTCGTGGAAGATGCGACCAGTCACACCATCAATCAATAGGATCCCGATAAAGCTGCGCTCCTGATGCAAATCTGTGCTCTCAGTAACCACGGCCAGTAGATTAGGGTTCAAGTACTACAAAAGATAAAATCCACATATTactaaaaagctgaaaaaaacaaacatattttaactGAAGCTGTACATTAGTTAATgcagtgtaaagtgtaaaaaaaaaaaagttaaaaaaaaatccatattgagtcagtcagtgagtgagcGTGAACATAGCCCAGTGGGAGAAACAATGATAGGATGTGCAGCGTTCTGGAAAGTTCTCCAACTTTCCAAGAAACACTACATCAGTGAAACTCTGAAGTGGAAAAGATAAGGcagaaaacataacaaaatccAGCACAAACCCCCATACCCCAGTGTTAATGAGGTTATAGGAGAAGTTACTGTACCTTGTAAAGGACACTACGGTCTCCCATCACTCTGCCCTGGGAGTGCACATGCTCATTGGGTCTTTTCCCTTTCACAGATACAATGGTCTGAACCTCAGCTGGGATGATGACCTCCCAGATCAGCTCAGTGGACAAGtcctgagaacaaaaaaaatccaattcatttgtttttttcccccagtcaCTCAAGTAGAATTTAAGAATGATTTGCagttgtattttatatataactGTACATTCAACCATATCATGCATTAAGCATATTATGTTAACTGTATctaaatgtttttcattacttGAATATTTAGTCAAACTATCACTATAGTTTTAGTCAATGAAAGTAGTGCAACCACTGCCAACCAAGGCCCGATGATGGCAAGGTTTTCTAAAACCTGAGCAAAGCTTTTTCAAGTCGTGATGTGAACAGAGCTTAAAATAATGCAGGAGACAATCATTCAACTTGCCGTTCGTAGCCTGTAGCCAGAAAGTCGGCCCTGGCTGGAGTCAACAAGATAAAAGAATATGGACGAAGCCATCTCTTGAAGCTGCTGCAGAACATTCTTTGTAGAAGGAAAAGCAGACACCTGGGGAAAAAATCAGTAGAATGGATACAttttttgacaaacattttctgtgAAGCCAATATTTTTCACCCAGAGCAAATCATTTCTCTCTAGTCATATTCTATAAAGGACAGACTTTTTGTCTTATGTCAGCTGATGGCTGTGGACACAAATTGCTTTAACACACAATATAGCATATGAGGTATATCGCAGTTCACAATGTTGATCTGGTTTCCTGTTGGGCACTGACCTTGTACTGATCATCGACAAGAAGTAAAACCTTTGCATAATCCTGGTCCATGAGTGGCAGGATGAGAGACTGAAGTATTGGCTGAGGCAGAGTTGGAGGTGTGATATGACTCTTCTTTCCAAAGATGGGGTTAAATACATGGAGTGTGGCCA includes:
- the LOC122777550 gene encoding ERBB receptor feedback inhibitor 1; the encoded protein is MAWSQNNYWGQQDHNRVCVGLSADMEHNLPELQQQQVVKEFNSNISLPQPPFYSDTYPLMSDNTLQPQEGDQVVPSSQRRTVLGGIQREPKPLPPLPDHEELMSDEAADNEVEFFTSDRRRLLPRSCPKAVSRGSNRDYGQVNHAYQERLVEPVPAIAFSWPGREDRPTGGGGGFGASNWAPALHREDHQPVGPAAADPLCCKQPEQLQSSRLRFSFSGPAFPPNSTTATTCPTEKPQIPPRVPLPQKTSAQFQTVSGNEEDRPPKIPPRVPLVPPCPPRTPSPKSLPIYINGVMPATQSFAANPKYVSKALQRQHSERLPPAAQFSPCIVPILKDGRQASATHYILLPPGGRPAPTERRERLQSEPTRMGSTSVWQNR